CATCTTCTGGCTGCAATCATTTTGAACATTTTCAGAAGCCTCATATCTCCCGGTCCGTAAATCGCTGCAGGTCTTAAAACAGAAACCGGCAGGTTTTTTCCTTTTGCATATCTTAATGCTTCAAGTTCAGCCCTGCATTTGGACTGCTGATAAGCGTCACCGGGGCTGTGTGGTTCGGTTTCGTCTGAAGGAGGATTTTTTACTGTCGTGACAACACCTATGGTGCTGGTATGAACCAGTCTTTCTACATTATATTCAAGACATGCATCAAAGACGTTTATGGAGCCTTTATAATTGGTATCCCAGTAAAACTTCTCATCAACATAGGCTTCCCTGTAAGCTGCTGCAACATGATAGACTTTTTGTACTCCCTTAACAGCTTTAAAAACCACGTCCCTGTCCCTGATATCTCCTGTAATTATTTCAGCTCCTGCTTTTTTTATCTCTTCTGCTCTGACTTCCGAACGGGCAAGAACCCGTACATCATTATTTAAACCCAGTAGTTTTTTTGCAAGATGACCGCCTGTAAATCCGGTGCCACCGGTGACAAGAACTTTCATTTTTACCTCACTTTTTAATTTTTCCTTATGCTGTCCCTAAAAAATATTCCCATATAATCGGAAGGTATTCCCAGGATTGTCCGTCTGAAAACCCTATCGCAGTTTGAGCAGGGATGCAAATCATCAATATCTCTGCCGGAAAATTTTTTTCTCATATGGACAATCTTATTGTCATTAAATATTTCTTTTAAGTTTTTCCTGTTTATATCTCCCAGCTCTAATCTGCCAAAAAAATCCTGAGGACAGGGAACGACTTTTCCATCACTTAATATTACCATTGCATACCAGAGGAATGTGCATTTTAAAATTTTTGTCTTTTTAAAACCGGTGTCAGCGCTTTCCGGTTCGGCAGTTTTCAGGGAACCGCCCCAGTTATGCGGTTTTCTGATAACGAATCTGTCCGGAGTATTATTTTTAAAAGCGGAAAAGAATTTTCTTTTTTGCTTTCCCAGCTCTTTTTGCATTAGGTCTTTATCATATTCGATTACCTGAATTGTAGTATGCGGGGTTTTTGAAAAAAGATCCTTTTTTATTCTTAAAAACTCATTTATTTTCATCAGGACATCTTCAAATTCTGCACCTATACGGTTTTTTTCATACATTTCCTTTGTATATCCGTCAAAAGAAAAAGATATTCTGTGCAGACCTGACTTTATGAGTTTTTCCGACATTTCGGAATCGAGAAGTACCGCATTTGTGTGAAGTCTTGTTTTAATACCCGAACTTACCGCATAATCTATCATTTCCGTAATTTCAGGGTTGATAAGTGCTTCTCCTCTGTGGAAAAGATTTACTTCATATACCTGTGTTTTGATTTCATCTATTATTTTCCTGAAAAGGTCAAAATTCATATTATTTTTTTGTTTATCAGGGAGATCTTTGTTTACACATAAACGACATGCAAGATTACATATTCCGGAGGTCTCAATCCAGAGTTTTACAGGAAAGTAGCTGACTACCTTTTTTCCTGTAATA
This sequence is a window from Actinomycetota bacterium. Protein-coding genes within it:
- a CDS encoding NAD-dependent epimerase/dehydratase family protein, whose product is MKVLVTGGTGFTGGHLAKKLLGLNNDVRVLARSEVRAEEIKKAGAEIITGDIRDRDVVFKAVKGVQKVYHVAAAYREAYVDEKFYWDTNYKGSINVFDACLEYNVERLVHTSTIGVVTTVKNPPSDETEPHSPGDAYQQSKCRAELEALRYAKGKNLPVSVLRPAAIYGPGDMRLLKMFKMIAARRWFIMGNGQACFHMVYIDNLIDGYLLCGEKDEAVGEVFIIGDNSYASLNELTKMIAREFGVNPPKIHIPYLPIYALAALTEGTYKLLKIKKQPPIFKRRVAFFKKNRAFSIRKAKDVLGYEPKIDMKTGINLTAQWYLDNGFIKIR
- a CDS encoding radical SAM protein, encoding MKKYQYYFTLLKIYFSYITGKKVVSYFPVKLWIETSGICNLACRLCVNKDLPDKQKNNMNFDLFRKIIDEIKTQVYEVNLFHRGEALINPEITEMIDYAVSSGIKTRLHTNAVLLDSEMSEKLIKSGLHRISFSFDGYTKEMYEKNRIGAEFEDVLMKINEFLRIKKDLFSKTPHTTIQVIEYDKDLMQKELGKQKRKFFSAFKNNTPDRFVIRKPHNWGGSLKTAEPESADTGFKKTKILKCTFLWYAMVILSDGKVVPCPQDFFGRLELGDINRKNLKEIFNDNKIVHMRKKFSGRDIDDLHPCSNCDRVFRRTILGIPSDYMGIFFRDSIRKN